In the Sandaracinus amylolyticus genome, ACCGACTTCGCGATCCCGAAGTCGATCAGCTTGGGCACCCCGTTCCACCCGACGATCACGTTCTCGGGCGTGACGTCGCGATGCACGATCCCGAGCACTCGCCCCGCGTCGTCGGTCGCGACGTGCGCGTGGTGCAGCGCGCTCGCGAGGCTCGCGATCAGACGCGCCGTGATCGCGACCGGCACCGCGCGCCGCGTCTCCTTCGCGCGCTCGATCACCTTGCGCAGCGAGGGCCCGCGCACCCACTCGAGCACGAGGTGGAACGCGCCGCCCTCGTCGCCGAAGTCCTGCACCGCGCAGAGGTTCGGGTGCGAGAGGCGCGACGTGAGCCGTGCTTCCTGCACGAACGCCTCGACCTTCGCGGGGTCCGACACGACGTGCGGCAAGAGGCGCTTCACCACCACGCGCCGCGCGACGTCGCGCGGACCGGTCGCGCGCGCCACGAACACCTCGGCCATCCCGCCGCTCGCGAGACGCCCGAGCACCTCGTAGCGACCGATGCGCCCGATCGGGAGCACGTCGCTCACGCCCAGCGCGCCTCGAACGGAAGGCTCACGATGTCGACGCCGTGCGCGCGCCCTTCGGGGATCGGCACCAGCGACGTGCACCGCACGTTCTTGCCGCCCGCCATCCCGAGCAGCACCTCGACGTAGGGCTCCGACACCGACGCGTACCACTCGGTCAGCGGGCGCGGCAGACCCCGGCGCAGCGTGCGGATGTAGCCCTTCGTGCTCTCCTCGACGATCACGTCGCCGAAGTCGAAGTACTGCGAGATCAATCGCTGCAATCGCCCGCCGATCATCTCCGGCGTGGTGAAGCCGAGCAGCCAGCGATAGACGCCCTTCACGTCCTCGTTCGCCTGCCAGCGCGTCCGCTCGCGCACGAACTCCGAGAAGCCCGTGCCCATCACGCGGGCCGCGCCGATGCCGACCATCGCGAGCGGGAACACGTCGTAGCGCGTCGACGCGAGGAAGGGCTGCGAGAAGAACTTCGTGACGTCGGGCCGCCCGAGCGCCGCCAGCACCGCCGAGTGCCCACCGGGAACGATGCGATCGCAGTACTCGACGTGGCCGCGGTACGCGACGCCCTTGATGTGGAAAGGCGACTGCCCTGGCGACCACGGGATCTCGAGGAGCGCGCGTTCGTCGGCCTCGTTCACGCCGTCCATCGTACTCGAATCGTTCGGTGGCGCGAGGGTTGGCATCGAGTCAGGCTGGCCCGCGAAATGAGCGAGTTCCTGCGTTTCCACGGGACCGACAGCTACCTGACCAACGAGGCCCTCGAGGCCGCCGTGAACTGCGCGCTGGTGCTCCAGCGGCCGCTCCTCGTGAAGGGCGAGCCCGGCACCGGCAAGACGCTGCTCGCGGAAGCGATCTCGGCGGCGCTCGGCCTCCGTCTGCTCACGTGGCACGTGAAGAGCACGACGCGCGCGCAGGACGGCCTCTACGTCTACGACACGGTGCAGCGCCTCTACGACTCGCGCTTCGGCGACGGCGACGTGAAGGACATCCGCCGCTACATCAAGTACGGCCCGCTCGGTCAGGCGTTCGCGTCGAAGGAGCGCGTCGTGCTGCTGATCGACGAGGTCGACAAGGCGGACATCGAGTTCCCGAACGATCTGCTCCACGAGCTCGATCGCATGCGGTTCCGGGTGAACGAGACCGACGACGAGGTCGCCGCGTCGCACCGCCCCGTCGTGATCATCACGAGCAACAACGAGAAGGAGCTCCCCGACGCGTTCCTCCGTCGCTGCGTCTTCCACTTCATCGACTTCCCCGACCAGGAGCTGATGAAGCGCATCGTCGCGGTGCACCACCCCGAGGTCGACACCCAGCTCGTCGATCACGCGCTGCGCGTCTTCTACGAGCTCCGCGACATGAAGCGCCTGCGCAAGCGCCCGAGCACGAGCGAGCTGATCGACTGGATCGCGGTGCTGCGCGCGTCGGGGCTCAGCGACGTGCGGCTCGAGGGCAAGGTGCCCTTCCTCGGCACGCTGCTGAAGAAGGAGCAGGACCTCGCGACGCTCGCCGATCAGCTCGCGGGCGGACGCCGCTTCCGCTCGTAGCGCGCGCGCCGCGGCCGAGGGAGACTGCGATCCGTGATCGTCCCCTTCCTCTACGTGCTCCGCAGCCAGAAGGTGCCGGTCGGCACCACGGAGGTCATCCAGCTCGCGCGCGCGCTGGAGGCAGGGCTGCACGACTCGTCGCTCGACGGCTTCTATCACGTCGCGCGGGCGATCCTCGTGCACTCCGAGGCGCACTACGACGCGTTCGATCAGGCGTTCGCGCATCACTTCCGCGGCGCGGAGCTGCAGGCGAAGGAGCTCCGCAAGGAGCTGCTCGACTGGCTCGAGGAAGCGGTCGAGCGCCCCGACGAGCTCAGCGACGAAGAGCGCGCGATGCTCGAGCAGTACGACCTCGAGACGCTCAAGCGCATGTTCGAGGAGCGCCTGAACGAGCAAACCGAGCGGCACGACGGAGGCAATCGCTGGATCGGCACCGGCGGGACTTCGCCCTTCGGCAACTCGGGCGCAGCGCCGCGACCTGGCATCCGCGTCGGGGGCCGTGGTGGCGGGCGCAGCGCGGTGCAGATCGCGCAGCGCCGCGCGTGGCAGGGCTATCGCGACGATCTCACGCTCGACGTGCGACAGATGCAGGTCGCGCTGCGCAAGCTGCGCGCGTTCGCGCGCGAGGGCGCGGAGGACGAGCTCGACATCCAGGGCTCGATCGACGCGACCGCGAAGAACGCGGGCGAGCTCGAGGTGGTGCTGCGCCCTCCCCGTCGTCCCAACGTGCGCGTGCTGCTCGTGATGGACGTCGGCGGCTCGATGGAGCCCTACGCGCATCTGTGCTCGCGCCTCTTCAGCGCGGCGAGCAAGGCGACGCACTTCAAGGAGCTGCGCCACTACTACTTCCACAACTGCGTGTACGGCCACGTCTACGAGGACGAGAAGTTCACGAAGCCGAAGAAGGTGCGCGATCTGCTCGCGGAGTGCGGCCCGCACTACAAGCTGATCATGGTCGGCGACGCGCTGATGGCGCCCTACGAGCTGCTCCAGTCGGGCGGCTCGATCGATCTCGGTGACGAGAACCGCGTCGAGGGGATCCGCTGGCTGCAGACGCTGCAGGAGCACTTCGAGCGCAGCTGCTGGCTCAACCCCGAGCCCGAGAAGTACTGGAGCGGCAACACGATCGAGTACGTGAAGAACGTGTTCGACATGTTCCCGCTGACGGTCCACGGGCTCGGCGAGGCAGTGGGCCACCTGACCAAGGGCAAGGGGCTCCGCAAGGCGGGCTGAGCCGGGTCGGGGTCGCCGGCGGATCCGGCTCGGGGACGGGATCGCGAACCAGGGGCGCAGGTCGATCGCGACGTGCACGGCGGATCGCGATCCGCGCTCGGATCCTGCGGCGTCCCACGCTTGCGCCCCTCACGCGCATCGGGTAGGTACCGCGCTCGCAAAACCGCCTCTCTCCGCGGTTTTCCGTCTCTCCAGCGACGACACGATGAGCACCCTGCGCGCCGTCAAGGGAATGAACGACGTCCTCCCCGAGGCGATCGCGCGCTGGCATCGGGTCGAGCGCGCGTTCCGGGAGATCTCGACGCGCTACGGCTACACCGAGGTGCGCACGCCGATCGTCGAGCCCACGCAGCTCTTCGTGCGCTCGATCGGCGAGACCACCGACATCGTCGAGAAGGAGATGTACACCTTCGTCGACAAGGGCGACGACATGCTGACGCTGCGGCCCGAGGGCACCGCGTCGGCCGTGCGCGCCTACGTCGAGCACGCGGTGAACGGCCGCGAGCCGATCTCGAAGTGGTCGTACGTCGGCCCGATGTTCCGCCGCGAGCGCCCCGCGCGCGGTCGCTATCGCCAGTTCTGGCAGGCGGGCGTGGAGTGCTTCGGCGACGCGGGGCCCTTCGTCGACGCCGAGATGATCGACATGGTCGTCACCATGCTCGCGTCGCTCGGGGTGCAGGACCTCGAGGTCCTCGTGAACTCGCTCGGCTCGGGCGAGACGCGCGCGAAGTACAAGGACGCGCTCACCGCGTACCTCTCGCCGCACCGCGATCGTCTGAGCGAGGACTCGCAGCGTCGCCTCGGCACGAACCCGCTGCGCATCCTCGACAGCAAGAGCGAGGGTGACAAGGAGATCTGCGCGGGTGCGCCGAGCCTCCTCGAGTTCCTCGACGACGCCGATCGCACGCACTTCGAGGAGCTGCAGAAGTCGCTCGACGCCCTGGGCACGCGGTATCGCGTCGAGCCGAAGCTGGTGCGTGGCCTCGACTACTACTCGCGCACGCTCTTCGAGGTGCAGGGGCGCGGCGGCGAGCTCGGCGCGCAGAACACGATCTGCGGTGGTGGTCGCTACGACGGGCTCGTGAAGGAGCTCGGCGGCCCCGACGTGCCGTCGATCGGGTTCGCCGCGGGCATCGAGCGGATCTTGCTCGTGATGGGCGGCGAGGATCGCGCGCCGACGATCGACGTCGCGGTGGCGGTCGCGGACGCGGCGCTGCGCGTCGATGCCTCGGTGCTGCTGCGCGATCTGCGCGCCGCGGGTCTGGTCGCCGACGGCGATCTCCGCGGACAGTCGCTGAAGAGCCAGCTGCGTCGCGCGGACAAGCTCGGCGCGAAGGTGGTGCTGGTGCTCGGCCCTGCGGAGACGGAGCGCGGCGTCGTGCAGATGAAGGATCTCGCGGCGCACAGCTCGAACGAAGTGCCGCGCGCCGAGGTCGTCGCGCGCGTGCGCGATCGGGTGCGGGAGAGCGCGTGACCGACGCTGTGCGCGTCTCGCTCGCGGCGCTGAGCCGCGGCACAGGCCGGTGCTGCCGCCCAGGGCGAGCGCTGCTCGCGATCATGCTCGCGTGCGCGATGCTCTGCGTCCTTCCATGCGCACACGCGCAGGACGCGGGCGTCGACGAGCAAGAGCTCGAGGACGAGTCGGCGCTCGAAGAGGAAGAAGAAGCGCCCGCGTCCGAAGAGGACGAAGAGCCCGCCGCCGAAGAAGAAGGCGACGCGTACCGCGAGGCCTACGGCGACGAGGACGAGACCGCCGAGGGCGAAGAGGCTGCGGAAGGCGAAGAAGAAGCCGCCGAGGCCGAGGCCGAAGCGGAAGAGGAAGCGACCGAGACCGCCGAAGGCGACGACTCGATCCCCGAGCCGCACACGACGCGCTTCGTCAGCGAGCCGCCGATCCCCGCCGAGGGCGACTTCCAGCTCGCGATCCCGCCGGTGCTGGTCGAGCGTCGCGGCGGCATCGCGACCACCGCGGTCTTCCCGCTCTTCTATCTGCGCGAGTCACCCGACGCGTCGGAGCTCGTGATCCCGCCGATCTACCATCGCGAGGGCGTCGAGCAGGCCGACGTCGTGTTCCCCGCGTTCTGGTGGTTCCGCGGACCGCAGTGGCACACGCTGATCATCCCGCCGTTCTGGCACCACGACTCGCCCGAGGGCCACGACATCGGCGTCGCGCCGCTCTTCATGTCGGGGCGCCATCGGCAGTCGTACTACCACGTCATCCCGCCGCTCCTGACGGTCGGCTGGGGCGACGAGGACGAGGACTATCTCTTCGCCGGCGCGCTCTTCTATCGGCTGCGCATGCGCGACGAGGAGCGCTGGGGCGTCTTCCCGTTCCTCTGGTGGTACGACACGCCCAACGAGCAGTACCAGTTCGTCGCGCCGTTCGTGTTCCGCCATCGCAACGCGCGCAGCGAGCAGACGCTCACGATCGTCCCGCCGGGCTTGTTCTATCTGAGCGAGCAGCCGCGCGAGAGCTGGTGGGGCATCGCGGGCCTCCTCCATCACGACGAGGGCCCCGGCTTCCACTCCACGACGATCCCCCCGCTGCTCTTCCACTTCAGCGAGGATCCGAACGCGTTCCGCCTCACCACGCCGCTCTTCGCGTACTTCCGCGAGCGCGACTCGGAGACGCTCGTCACCTGGCTCTACCAGATGCATCGCGGCGCGACCGAGGCGGACATGGTCGCTCCGCTCTTCTTCTGGATCCGCGATCCGCGCGAGCGCAGCGAGACGCTGGTCATCCCGCCGCTGCTCTTCGCGCGGTGGTCGAGCCCCGCGTCGAGCAACACCATCGTCTTCCCGTTCTTCGCGCACTTCGACGAGTACGGCCGGCGCCAGACGTGGATCACGCCGCTCGTCGGCAACTCGCGCGACCTCGAGCACGGCGACGAGACCACGTGGATCGCGCCCACGATCCAGATCTCGCGGTGGCGCGACGGTGAGGCGTTCAACATCCACCCGCTCTGGTACTACGAGCACGTTCCGTCGCACCGCCACTACGTGTTCGCGCCGTTCTGGTTCGACTTCGAGCAGTACGAGCGCGGGGATCGCTACACCGTCGCGTTCCCGTTCTACTGGCGGTTCCGCGAGGGCGTGACCGAGACCCAGCTCTTCCTGAACACGTACTTCCGCCGTCGCGAGTGGCGCAACGAGGAGCGCTGGGAGTACGAGTTCCACTTCGCGCCGCTCTTCGACTACGGCCAGACCAGCGCGGGCGAGCACTGGTGGCGCGTGCTCTACGGCCTCGTCGGCTGGGAGCACCGCAATCGCCACGATCGGCTGTGGCTCTTCTACATCCCGATCGACTTCGGCCACGCGCCCATTCAGCCCGCCGAGCCGCGCACCGAGCCCGCGAGCGAGAGCGCGCTGTCGATCCCGACCTACACGCTGCAGTAGCCGCGCAGCGATCGATCCCGCCCCACGTGCTCGTGCGCGCTCAGCGCTTCGGCGTCGGCCCGCGCACCGGCGGGCGCTCGTCGTCGAGCGCCCGTTCCTCGTCGCGCGTCATCGGAGGCGGGGCCTCGCTCGGCGCGCTGGGCGCATCCCCGCCGCTCACGATGCTGACCCCACCCTGCGGCGCCGGCGCAGGCGCCGGCTCGCGCGGCGCGTACTCGCCCGGCGCGAAGTCCACGTAGGTGTAGTGATAGCCGTCGCCCGCGCCGCTCGAGACCTGCGGCGTCACCGCGGCCCGCATGTGCATCACGAGCACCATGTCGCGCCCGCGACGCTCGAGCCGCGCGCGCCGCACCGGCGTCTGGAAGTGCTGCGTCTCGAGCCAACGCGCCGAATTCGCGAGGTGGATCCCGGTGTTCGGGAACACGATCTCGACCCGCTCCGGCGTCGTGTGCACGCGCGTCGGGACCGCGGCCGTCGTCTGCACGAAGAAGCGCGAGCTCCCATCGGCCTGCATCTGGAACCCGGGCCACGTGAGGATCGCCGCCCGCGCCCGACGCCCCGCCGCGCGTCGCCCGAGACGCTCCGCCGCCGGCGGAGGCTGCGCCCCACCCGGCACGACGCCTTCATAGCCGGAGGACGGACGCTCCTGCGCACCCGACGCCGCCGGCACCACCAGCAGCAGCGCGCACGCGAGCGCGAGACGAAGGAGGCGTCGCACGAAACGATCGTAGGCGAGCGCTCACCATCGGCGCAAAGAACGTGCACCGGCGGCTGTTACAGTACGCGCCATGTCGGCCGACGCCGCGCTGCGGTGGACGTGGTGCGCGATCTACGGATTCGCGGCCGTGTACTACCTCGCGCTCTGGGCGCGGACGCATCGCCGCGATCCCGAGCACGCGTCGTACGCCTGCATCTGCGCCGGCCTCGCCATCCACGCGGCGGGCGCCGCGCTGCTCTCCGACGCCACCACGCTCGCCGAGGGCACGCTCGCGGTGCGCCTCCAGTACGCGGGCGCGCTCGCCGCCACCGCGTTCGTCGTCGACTTCACCTCGCACCTCGTCGAGCGACCACGCCGCCGCGTCGTGCTCGCCTCGTACGCGCTCGCGGGGATCGGCCTGCTCCTCGATCTCGCCGGGCGCCTCGTCGACCCCGCGCGATCCACGCTGCACGCGCCCCTGGCCCGCGATCTCCCGCGGGTCGCGATCGAGCCCTCGCTCCGCGTCGAGGGCGTCGTGGTGCTCACGATCAGCGTCACGTTCGGGCTCGTCGCGACATTCGCGCTCGGGCGCGCCGCGCGCCGCGACGCCGATGCGCGCCTCGTCCTCGCCGGCGTCGTGATCACGTTCGCCGCCGCGATCCACGACATCGTCGTGCACGGCCTCGGCCTCGGCACGGTCTACCTCGCCGAGCACGCCGGCCTCGCGCCCGCGATCGCCGTCG is a window encoding:
- a CDS encoding AAA family ATPase, producing MSEFLRFHGTDSYLTNEALEAAVNCALVLQRPLLVKGEPGTGKTLLAEAISAALGLRLLTWHVKSTTRAQDGLYVYDTVQRLYDSRFGDGDVKDIRRYIKYGPLGQAFASKERVVLLIDEVDKADIEFPNDLLHELDRMRFRVNETDDEVAASHRPVVIITSNNEKELPDAFLRRCVFHFIDFPDQELMKRIVAVHHPEVDTQLVDHALRVFYELRDMKRLRKRPSTSELIDWIAVLRASGLSDVRLEGKVPFLGTLLKKEQDLATLADQLAGGRRFRS
- a CDS encoding vWA domain-containing protein; the encoded protein is MIVPFLYVLRSQKVPVGTTEVIQLARALEAGLHDSSLDGFYHVARAILVHSEAHYDAFDQAFAHHFRGAELQAKELRKELLDWLEEAVERPDELSDEERAMLEQYDLETLKRMFEERLNEQTERHDGGNRWIGTGGTSPFGNSGAAPRPGIRVGGRGGGRSAVQIAQRRAWQGYRDDLTLDVRQMQVALRKLRAFAREGAEDELDIQGSIDATAKNAGELEVVLRPPRRPNVRVLLVMDVGGSMEPYAHLCSRLFSAASKATHFKELRHYYFHNCVYGHVYEDEKFTKPKKVRDLLAECGPHYKLIMVGDALMAPYELLQSGGSIDLGDENRVEGIRWLQTLQEHFERSCWLNPEPEKYWSGNTIEYVKNVFDMFPLTVHGLGEAVGHLTKGKGLRKAG
- the hisS gene encoding histidine--tRNA ligase, which gives rise to MNDVLPEAIARWHRVERAFREISTRYGYTEVRTPIVEPTQLFVRSIGETTDIVEKEMYTFVDKGDDMLTLRPEGTASAVRAYVEHAVNGREPISKWSYVGPMFRRERPARGRYRQFWQAGVECFGDAGPFVDAEMIDMVVTMLASLGVQDLEVLVNSLGSGETRAKYKDALTAYLSPHRDRLSEDSQRRLGTNPLRILDSKSEGDKEICAGAPSLLEFLDDADRTHFEELQKSLDALGTRYRVEPKLVRGLDYYSRTLFEVQGRGGELGAQNTICGGGRYDGLVKELGGPDVPSIGFAAGIERILLVMGGEDRAPTIDVAVAVADAALRVDASVLLRDLRAAGLVADGDLRGQSLKSQLRRADKLGAKVVLVLGPAETERGVVQMKDLAAHSSNEVPRAEVVARVRDRVRESA